The Labilithrix sp. nucleotide sequence ACCCACACCAAGTTGTCGCCGAGGTTGTGAAGGAGAAGCGTATACCGCGCGCGGCTCTCGTCGCCGAGCGCGACGACCCACGCCACCGCCGCGATCGCGACCGCGATCCCGACCGACGTGAGGAGACTCCGGCCCTTGTTCCGAAAAAGCGCGCGCGCGGCCTGGCCCCAGAGCACCAAAACGAGGACGGCAACGTGCGGGCGCTTCATCCGAAAAAGTGGGTCAGCTTCAAGAGGAGGGAATCGGTGGCGGGCGCTTTCCCGAGGCCCGCCGCGTCGATATGGCCCCGATCACCTGGCCCGAGATCGATCGAGGGGCTTTGCGCGCGCGTATAAACGAAAAAGATCGTCGAGCCTAATGCGTATTCCCAACGAAGTACGATATTCGCATTGATCGCGGCATTGATGAAATCGGGATTCGTCGTGGGCGCGCTAATGGCCGTTAGCTCGTCGCGATGCACGACCGTTCCGCGTCCCGCGCGCGCCGTTGGGAATGCTCCGAAATCGGAATAATGGCCGGAGGCGAGGAACATTTGCGCGTAGGTCTGCAACGACAGTCGCGGCGTGAACGTGTACGTCACGCGCGCGGTCCCCGACAGCTCGGTCGCCTCGAGCTTTCCGAAAATCAGATTCTCCGTCGTTCGCCCGGCAAAACGAGGCTCGCCCTTCGCACAGACGACCAGCGGCTCGAGAGAGATTTCGAGCTGCGGAATGAAACGAAACATCCCGACCGCCGACACGTTCGTGAAAAAGCCGTCGAAGATGCGCTGCGTCTGCGTCGCGATCTCCACGGAGACGGCGCGGCGCGGATCCGACTTCAGCTCCACTTCGAGCCCCAAGAGCTCACGCCGCTCGAGCGCGGTGCCGTCGCCGACCTCGCGATCGTCGAAATGGCGCCCGCGGAAATGGCCCTCGACGAAGAATTCCCAGAAATTCGTGAATTTCCACTGCGTATTGAGCTGATATCCGTGTGCGAGAACTAGGCCGTCGAGATTCGTTCGGCCGTACACCTCGAGGCGCGAGTGCGTCTCGAGCGTGTTGAGCCATGGCTCGAGCGTGCGTCGCTCGAGGGCGGCAGAAACGGAATGGATATTCGCCCGCTTCATGTACCCGAGGTCGTTGAAGTCGAGCTTTCGCGACGCCATGTCGTACGTCAGCTCGCCGACCCACGGGATGCCGCCTTCTTTCGCGATGCGCGTCGAATTGCCAATTCCCGACGCGCCGCTTCCGATCGTGGTGCCATCGCGAAGCATGCGCGTCGGCCCGTCGCGAAGCGTCGTGCCCGTCAGCTGCGTCGTCGCCGTCCAATCACCGTCGGGCGAGCGCCAACGTCCGTCGACGGCGCCGACATACGCATCGTGCGTGCAACGGCCGCGCGGGCATGGGGCCGACCG carries:
- a CDS encoding carbohydrate binding family 9 domain-containing protein, yielding PIVARLTRRDRPSEADRVTVIVDSRGDGRSAYEFSVNAAGVQSDAIRFNDTDIDRDWDESWAADVARTPRGWSAELRIPLRILRFRDGAPQEWGLQVRRYVSKRQETDEWSFIPRAGAGEVSRYGRLGGVDAPPPKTDIELRPFVLGRFDRRDAGADSAAESHRFGGSIGLDAKWHAKRDLTLDLAILPDFAQVEADQLILNLTNEEIRLPEKRPFFFEGRDVFATPMPLLYTRRIGRITPEAPELANNETLAEPMKAATLLGATKLSGRLTERLGVGALSALTNENNAVVRTSGGPKRDRIVEPMTLFQAARLKYELGGNAHVGAFGGAVVRSERSAPCPRGRCTHDAYVGAVDGRWRSPDGDWTATTQLTGTTLRDGPTRMLRDGTTIGSGASGIGNSTRIAKEGGIPWVGELTYDMASRKLDFNDLGYMKRANIHSVSAALERRTLEPWLNTLETHSRLEVYGRTNLDGLVLAHGYQLNTQWKFTNFWEFFVEGHFRGRHFDDREVGDGTALERRELLGLEVELKSDPRRAVSVEIATQTQRIFDGFFTNVSAVGMFRFIPQLEISLEPLVVCAKGEPRFAGRTTENLIFGKLEATELSGTARVTYTFTPRLSLQTYAQMFLASGHYSDFGAFPTARAGRGTVVHRDELTAISAPTTNPDFINAAINANIVLRWEYALGSTIFFVYTRAQSPSIDLGPGDRGHIDAAGLGKAPATDSLLLKLTHFFG